From the genome of Streptomyces sp. V1I1, one region includes:
- the dop gene encoding depupylase/deamidase Dop, whose product MTVRRVMGIETEYGISVPGHPNANAMLTSSQIVNAYAAAMHRARRARWDFEEENPLRDARGFDLAREAADSSQLTDEDIGLANVILTNGARLYVDHAHPEYSSPEVTNPLDAVLWDKAGERIMAEAAERAAQLPGAQPIHLYKNNTDNKGASYGTHENYLMKRETAFSDIVRHLTPFFVSRQVVTGAGRVGIGQDGHEHGFQISQRADYFEVEVGLETTLKRPIINTRDEPHSDAEKYRRLHVIIGDANLSEISTYLKLGTTALVLSMIEDGFIAVDLAVDQPVRTLHQVSHDPTLKRLVTLRSGRTLTAVQLQMEYFELARKYVEERFGADADDQTKDVLVRWEDTLNRLENDPMSLSGELDWIAKKELMEGYRRRDSLGWDAARLHLVDLQYADVRPEKGLYNRLAARGKMKRLLDEPDVVRAGTKPPEDTRAYFRGRCLEQYADDVAAASWDSVIFDLPGRDSLQRVPTLEPLRGTRNHVKELLDRCRTAEDLVRVLSGG is encoded by the coding sequence ATGACCGTACGGCGAGTAATGGGCATCGAGACGGAATACGGCATCTCCGTCCCTGGCCACCCGAACGCCAATGCCATGCTCACCTCGTCCCAGATCGTCAACGCCTACGCGGCGGCGATGCACAGGGCGCGGCGCGCCCGCTGGGACTTCGAGGAGGAGAATCCGCTGCGGGACGCCCGCGGCTTCGACCTCGCCCGCGAGGCCGCCGACTCCAGCCAGCTCACCGACGAGGACATCGGCCTGGCCAATGTGATCCTCACCAACGGTGCACGGCTGTACGTCGACCATGCGCACCCCGAGTACAGCTCACCCGAGGTCACGAACCCGCTCGACGCCGTCCTGTGGGACAAGGCGGGCGAGCGGATCATGGCGGAGGCCGCCGAGCGCGCCGCCCAGCTCCCCGGCGCCCAGCCGATCCACCTGTACAAGAACAACACCGATAACAAGGGCGCGTCCTACGGCACGCACGAGAACTACCTGATGAAGCGGGAGACCGCCTTCTCGGACATCGTGCGCCACCTGACGCCGTTCTTCGTCTCCCGGCAGGTCGTCACCGGCGCCGGACGGGTCGGAATCGGCCAGGACGGCCATGAACACGGCTTTCAGATCAGCCAGCGCGCCGACTACTTCGAGGTCGAGGTCGGGCTCGAGACCACGCTGAAGCGGCCCATCATCAACACCCGAGACGAGCCCCACTCCGACGCCGAGAAGTACCGCCGGCTGCATGTGATCATCGGCGACGCGAACCTGTCCGAGATCTCGACCTACCTCAAGCTGGGCACGACGGCTCTGGTCCTGTCGATGATCGAGGACGGCTTCATCGCGGTTGACCTGGCGGTCGACCAGCCGGTACGCACCCTGCACCAGGTCTCCCACGATCCGACCCTCAAGCGCCTGGTCACGCTGCGCAGCGGCCGGACACTCACCGCAGTCCAGCTTCAGATGGAGTACTTCGAGCTGGCCCGCAAGTACGTCGAGGAGCGCTTCGGCGCGGACGCCGACGACCAGACCAAGGACGTCCTGGTCCGTTGGGAGGACACCCTCAACCGGCTCGAGAACGACCCGATGAGCCTGTCCGGAGAGCTGGACTGGATCGCCAAGAAGGAGCTCATGGAGGGCTACCGGCGGCGGGACAGCCTGGGCTGGGACGCGGCGCGGCTGCACCTGGTGGACCTCCAGTACGCCGACGTACGCCCCGAGAAGGGCCTGTACAACCGGCTGGCGGCCCGCGGCAAGATGAAACGACTGCTGGACGAGCCGGACGTCGTACGGGCCGGGACGAAGCCCCCTGAGGACACCCGGGCGTACTTCCGCGGCCGCTGCCTGGAGCAGTACGCCGACGATGTGGCCGCGGCCTCCTGGGACTCGGTCATCTTCGATCTGCCCGGCCGTGACTCGCTGCAGCGGGTGCCGACCCTGGAGCCGCTGCGCGGTACGCGCAACCACGTCAAGGAGCTGCTGGACCGGTGTCGCACCGCGGAAGACCTGGTCCGGGTGCTGTCCGGGGGCTGA
- a CDS encoding ubiquitin-like protein Pup, which translates to MATKDTGGGQQKATRSTEETEEQTQEAQASEDLKERQDKLSDDVDSVLDEIDDVLEENAEDFVRSFVQKGGE; encoded by the coding sequence ATGGCGACCAAGGACACCGGCGGCGGGCAGCAGAAAGCCACGCGTTCCACTGAGGAGACCGAGGAGCAGACGCAGGAGGCGCAGGCTTCGGAGGACCTCAAGGAGCGCCAGGACAAGCTGTCGGACGACGTCGACTCCGTACTGGACGAGATCGACGACGTCCTCGAGGAGAACGCCGAGGACTTCGTGCGTTCCTTCGTCCAAAAGGGCGGAGAGTAG
- the prcB gene encoding proteasome subunit beta codes for MEANPRSTGRLPAAFLTPGSSSFMDFLGQHSPEMLPGKRVLPPVQGAIEAPHGTTIVATTFPGGVVLAGDRRATMGNMIAQRDIEKVFPADEYSAVGIAGTAGLAVEMVKLFQLELEHFEKVEGAQLSLEGKANRLSTMIRSNLGMAMQGLAVVPLFAGYDVDREKGRIFSYDVTGGRSEEHGFAATGSGSIFARGAMKKLYREDLTEQQATTLVIQALYDAADDDSATGGPDVARRIYPIVTVITDEGFRRLTEAESSEIARSILERRLEQPDGPRAALL; via the coding sequence GTGGAAGCCAACCCTCGTAGCACCGGGCGTCTGCCGGCAGCCTTCCTGACGCCCGGCTCGTCCTCGTTCATGGACTTCCTGGGCCAGCACTCCCCGGAGATGCTGCCCGGCAAGCGCGTCCTGCCGCCCGTACAGGGAGCCATCGAGGCACCGCACGGCACGACCATCGTCGCGACGACGTTCCCCGGCGGTGTGGTGCTCGCCGGTGACCGGCGGGCGACCATGGGCAACATGATCGCGCAACGCGACATCGAGAAGGTCTTCCCGGCCGACGAGTACTCGGCCGTGGGCATCGCCGGCACCGCCGGCCTCGCCGTGGAGATGGTCAAGCTCTTCCAGCTGGAGCTGGAGCACTTCGAGAAGGTCGAAGGCGCCCAACTCTCCCTGGAGGGCAAGGCGAACCGGCTCTCCACGATGATCCGCAGCAACCTCGGCATGGCCATGCAGGGCCTGGCCGTGGTGCCGCTCTTCGCGGGGTACGACGTCGACCGCGAGAAGGGCCGGATCTTCTCGTACGACGTCACAGGCGGCCGCTCCGAGGAGCACGGATTCGCGGCCACCGGTTCCGGTTCGATCTTCGCCCGCGGAGCGATGAAGAAGCTCTACCGCGAGGACCTGACGGAGCAGCAGGCCACCACCCTGGTCATCCAGGCGCTGTACGACGCGGCCGACGACGACTCGGCGACCGGCGGGCCCGATGTGGCCCGGCGGATCTATCCGATCGTCACCGTCATCACCGACGAGGGCTTCCGCAGGCTCACCGAGGCCGAGTCCTCCGAGATCGCCCGCTCGATTCTGGAGCGCCGCCTCGAACAGCCCGACGGCCCGCGCGCCGCGCTGCTCTGA
- the prcA gene encoding proteasome subunit alpha — translation MSTPFYVSPQQAMADRAEYARKGIARGRSLVVLQYSDGIVFVGENPSRALHKFSEIYDRIGFAAAGKYNEYENLRIGGVRYADLRGYTYDRDDVTARGLANVYAQTLGTIFSSAAEKPYEVELVVAEVGATPEGDQIYRLPHDGSIVDEHGSVAVGGSAEQISTFLDQRHRDGMSLAEALKLAVQALSNQTNGSEREIPADRLEVAVLDRTRPQARKFKRIVGRQLSRLLEADGAASTPTDAPSDTEETAETEGGEE, via the coding sequence GTGTCGACGCCGTTCTATGTGTCACCCCAGCAGGCCATGGCCGATCGGGCGGAATACGCCCGCAAGGGCATCGCCCGTGGTCGCAGCCTCGTCGTGCTGCAGTATTCCGACGGCATTGTCTTCGTCGGTGAGAACCCGTCCCGTGCGCTGCACAAATTCAGTGAGATCTACGACCGGATCGGCTTCGCCGCCGCCGGCAAGTACAACGAGTACGAGAACCTGCGGATCGGCGGCGTGCGCTATGCCGACCTGCGTGGTTACACCTACGACCGTGACGATGTGACGGCCCGCGGTCTCGCCAATGTCTACGCCCAGACGCTGGGCACTATCTTCTCCAGCGCGGCCGAGAAGCCGTACGAGGTGGAGCTGGTCGTCGCCGAGGTCGGCGCCACTCCCGAGGGCGACCAGATCTACCGGCTGCCGCACGACGGATCGATCGTGGACGAGCACGGCTCGGTCGCGGTCGGCGGCAGCGCGGAGCAGATCAGCACCTTCCTCGACCAGCGGCACCGCGACGGGATGTCGTTGGCCGAGGCCCTGAAGCTGGCCGTACAGGCCTTGTCCAACCAGACCAACGGCAGCGAGCGGGAGATCCCCGCGGACCGGCTGGAGGTCGCGGTGCTGGACCGTACGCGACCGCAGGCCCGGAAGTTCAAGCGCATCGTCGGACGGCAGCTGTCCCGGCTGCTGGAGGCCGATGGCGCCGCATCGACGCCGACGGACGCGCCGTCGGACACCGAGGAAACCGCGGAGACCGAGGGCGGCGAGGAGTAG
- a CDS encoding LacI family DNA-binding transcriptional regulator has protein sequence MAHGSPKDHPAASGQEAAPQAVGPRVGTPRPTSRDVARVAGVSQATVSLVLGEKWRGRVSERTAGLVRDAARQLGYRPNLAARNLRLGRTRTALLVVPALTNEFFARVYTGAATVASEHGFGVVLYPSPEGVGPAKDPFASARAALDGVIASSMAAQALTAIRGTDLPLVMLDSDPADPGAAAHVNLDIADGMRQMSAHLLALGHRRFIHLASAVSSWTFDVRARALTTALRGIPDAVVRTVPAPLDVAGAREAAERALTGPGPRPTAIVCDDDILAAGACKAVRRLGLRVPDDVSVTGFDDLALATAVEPELTTVSLPAERVGERGMSALLAVLEGRPPEEGDLPVELVVRGSSAPARTV, from the coding sequence ATGGCACATGGGTCCCCCAAGGACCACCCCGCGGCATCGGGCCAGGAGGCGGCGCCCCAGGCGGTCGGGCCCCGCGTCGGCACCCCCCGGCCCACCAGCCGGGATGTCGCCCGCGTCGCCGGTGTATCGCAGGCCACCGTGTCCCTCGTCCTCGGCGAGAAGTGGCGCGGCCGGGTCTCCGAGCGCACCGCCGGGCTCGTACGGGATGCCGCGCGCCAGCTCGGGTACCGGCCCAACCTCGCCGCGCGCAATCTGCGGCTCGGGCGGACCAGGACCGCGTTGCTCGTGGTGCCGGCCCTCACCAACGAGTTCTTCGCCCGCGTCTACACGGGCGCGGCCACCGTGGCTTCCGAGCACGGCTTCGGCGTGGTGCTCTACCCCTCCCCCGAGGGCGTCGGCCCCGCCAAGGACCCCTTCGCCTCGGCCCGCGCCGCGCTCGACGGTGTGATCGCGTCCTCCATGGCCGCCCAGGCCCTGACCGCCATCCGCGGTACGGATCTCCCGCTGGTGATGCTCGACAGCGACCCCGCCGACCCGGGCGCCGCGGCCCACGTCAATCTCGACATCGCCGACGGCATGCGGCAGATGTCGGCCCATCTGCTGGCGCTCGGCCATCGCCGCTTCATCCATCTCGCGTCCGCCGTGTCCTCCTGGACCTTCGACGTACGGGCCCGGGCACTCACCACGGCACTGCGCGGCATCCCCGACGCGGTCGTACGGACCGTCCCGGCACCCCTCGACGTGGCCGGCGCGCGCGAGGCCGCGGAGCGGGCGCTCACCGGTCCGGGGCCGCGGCCCACCGCGATCGTGTGCGACGACGACATCCTGGCCGCCGGGGCCTGCAAGGCCGTACGGCGACTGGGCCTGCGGGTCCCCGATGACGTGTCCGTCACCGGCTTCGACGACCTCGCGCTCGCCACCGCCGTGGAGCCGGAGCTCACCACGGTCAGCCTGCCCGCGGAACGGGTAGGCGAGCGCGGCATGTCCGCCCTGCTCGCGGTCCTCGAAGGCCGTCCGCCCGAGGAGGGCGACCTCCCGGTCGAACTCGTCGTACGCGGCTCCTCGGCCCCCGCACGGACCGTCTGA
- a CDS encoding MFS transporter has translation MAAGATGYADILRAPHAARLLTGTLVGRLPNATAPVAIVLFTRAEGGSYSLAGGLAAVYGIATAIGQPLLGRAVDLHGQPRVQFPAAVVSALGMVLLAAAGIGALPVAYAAAAVAGVFTPPLEGGLRALWPSVLGGEDRVHRAYAMDAVAQEIMFTVGPLLVTLLVSLWSAGAALLVINVIGVLGALSVVLSEPSRGWRSAPREAHWLGALRSPGLLALLGSFFFVGLALGSITVAGVAYADDQGRESVYGWLMAALGLGALIGGVAYGARQWAGAPERRLRVIVGLLALGYLPLALTPGVVAMTVLAAVSGLFLAPAIACAFIVVDRHAPSGTVTEAFSWLVTTFGVGAAVGTAVAGPAVELGGTAWSFAVAGAGGIAALLVLTGTQRVLAVPGRSKDIAGSSENDRNGAAEPGFSSGREA, from the coding sequence ATGGCCGCGGGAGCCACCGGCTACGCAGACATCCTCAGGGCGCCGCACGCCGCACGGCTGCTCACCGGGACGCTCGTGGGGCGGCTGCCCAACGCCACCGCCCCCGTGGCCATAGTCCTGTTCACCCGCGCCGAGGGCGGCAGCTACAGCCTCGCCGGCGGGCTCGCCGCCGTGTACGGCATAGCGACCGCGATAGGCCAGCCCCTCCTCGGCCGTGCCGTCGACCTGCACGGACAGCCGCGCGTCCAGTTCCCCGCCGCCGTCGTCTCCGCTCTCGGCATGGTGCTGCTCGCCGCCGCCGGCATCGGCGCGCTGCCCGTCGCGTACGCGGCCGCCGCCGTCGCGGGGGTCTTCACCCCGCCCCTCGAGGGCGGACTGCGCGCCCTGTGGCCCAGCGTCCTGGGCGGCGAGGACCGGGTGCACCGGGCCTACGCCATGGACGCCGTCGCGCAGGAGATCATGTTCACCGTCGGCCCGCTGCTGGTCACCCTGCTGGTCTCGCTCTGGTCGGCCGGCGCCGCCCTCCTGGTCATCAACGTCATCGGCGTTCTCGGCGCGCTCTCCGTCGTACTCTCCGAACCCTCCCGCGGCTGGCGCTCCGCACCCCGCGAGGCCCACTGGCTGGGCGCACTGCGCTCGCCCGGCCTGCTCGCCCTCCTCGGGTCCTTCTTCTTCGTCGGCCTGGCGCTCGGCTCGATCACCGTCGCCGGAGTCGCGTACGCCGACGACCAGGGCCGCGAGTCGGTGTACGGCTGGCTGATGGCGGCGCTCGGCCTCGGCGCGCTCATCGGCGGCGTGGCCTACGGCGCCCGCCAGTGGGCAGGCGCCCCCGAACGCCGCCTCCGCGTCATCGTCGGTCTGCTCGCGCTCGGCTATCTGCCGCTCGCGCTCACTCCCGGTGTGGTCGCCATGACCGTGCTCGCCGCCGTCTCCGGCCTCTTCCTCGCGCCCGCGATCGCCTGCGCCTTCATCGTCGTCGACCGGCACGCCCCGAGCGGTACCGTCACCGAGGCGTTCTCCTGGCTCGTCACCACCTTCGGCGTCGGCGCCGCGGTCGGAACCGCTGTCGCAGGTCCGGCGGTCGAGCTCGGCGGCACCGCCTGGAGCTTCGCGGTCGCGGGAGCCGGAGGTATCGCCGCACTGTTGGTTCTGACGGGCACTCAGCGGGTCCTCGCAGTTCCCGGCCGTAGCAAGGACATCGCAGGCTCATCGGAAAATGATCGAAACGGTGCTGCCGAACCCGGTTTCAGCTCAGGCCGTGAGGCGTAA
- the pafA gene encoding Pup--protein ligase, protein MDRRIFGLENEYGVTCTFRGQRRLSPDEVARYLFRRVVSWGRSSNVFLRNGARLYLDVGSHPEYATPECDNVTELVTHDKAGERILEGLLVDAERRLHEEGIAGDVYLFKNNTDSAGNSYGCHENYLVARHGEFSRLADILIPFLVTRQLLCGAGKVLQTPRGAVYCVSQRAEHIWEGVSSATTRSRPIINTRDEPHADAERYRRLHVIVGDSNMSETTMLLKVGATDLVLRMIEAGTVMRDLTLENPIRAIREVSHDITGQRKVRLASGREASALEVQREYYEKAVDFVERRGIRTGTVEQVLELWGRTLDAIEAEDLDRIGTEIDWVMKYKLIERYRAKHNMTMSHPRVAQIDLAYHDIHRRRGLYYLLERKGQAARICNDLKIFEGKSVPPQTTRARLRGDFIRRAQEQRRDFTVDWVHLKLNDQAQRTVLCKDPFRSVDDRVEKLIAGM, encoded by the coding sequence ATGGACCGCCGCATTTTCGGGCTGGAGAACGAGTACGGCGTCACGTGCACGTTCAGGGGACAGCGCCGACTGTCACCTGACGAAGTGGCGCGCTACCTCTTCCGCCGTGTTGTCTCATGGGGCCGCAGCAGCAATGTCTTCCTGCGGAACGGCGCCCGCCTCTACCTCGACGTGGGTTCGCATCCGGAATACGCAACTCCCGAATGCGACAACGTGACCGAACTGGTCACCCACGACAAGGCCGGCGAACGCATCCTCGAAGGCCTGCTCGTCGACGCCGAACGCCGCCTGCACGAGGAGGGAATCGCGGGCGACGTCTATCTCTTCAAGAACAACACCGACTCGGCGGGAAACTCCTACGGCTGCCACGAGAACTATCTCGTCGCCCGCCACGGAGAGTTCTCCCGGCTGGCGGACATCCTCATTCCGTTCCTGGTCACCCGTCAGCTGCTGTGCGGCGCGGGCAAGGTGCTGCAGACCCCGCGGGGCGCGGTCTACTGCGTCAGTCAGCGCGCCGAGCACATCTGGGAGGGCGTCAGCTCCGCCACCACCCGCTCGCGCCCGATCATCAACACCCGCGACGAGCCGCACGCCGACGCCGAGCGCTACCGCCGCCTCCATGTCATCGTCGGCGACTCGAACATGTCCGAGACGACGATGCTGCTGAAGGTCGGCGCGACCGATCTCGTACTGCGCATGATCGAGGCGGGCACCGTGATGCGCGATCTGACCCTGGAGAACCCCATCCGGGCGATCCGCGAGGTCAGCCACGACATCACCGGCCAGCGCAAGGTGCGCCTGGCCAGCGGCCGCGAGGCCTCCGCCCTCGAAGTCCAGCGCGAGTACTACGAGAAGGCCGTGGACTTCGTCGAGCGGCGCGGGATCCGCACCGGCACCGTCGAGCAGGTCCTGGAGCTCTGGGGTCGCACGCTCGACGCGATCGAGGCCGAGGACCTCGACCGGATCGGCACCGAGATCGACTGGGTCATGAAGTACAAGCTCATCGAGCGATACCGCGCCAAGCACAACATGACCATGTCGCATCCGCGAGTCGCCCAGATAGACCTCGCCTACCACGACATCCACCGCAGGCGCGGGCTGTACTACCTGCTGGAGCGCAAGGGCCAGGCCGCCCGGATCTGCAACGACCTGAAGATCTTCGAGGGCAAGTCCGTGCCCCCGCAGACCACCCGGGCCCGGCTGCGCGGCGATTTCATCCGCCGGGCGCAGGAGCAGCGGCGGGACTTCACCGTCGACTGGGTGCACCTCAAGCTCAATGACCAGGCGCAGCGCACCGTGCTGTGCAAGGACCCCTTCCGGTCGGTCGACGACCGGGTGGAGAAGCTCATCGCCGGCATGTAG
- a CDS encoding FKBP-type peptidyl-prolyl cis-trans isomerase yields the protein MRRLAGLLVVPLLLLSTAACGSDDKGSDSISSKNGLPAITAGAKFGEKPTLAKGEGDPPKELKVETISEGKGATLKKGDPVQVNYLGQSWDSDKPFDNSFDRKQPFDLTLGAGGVIQGWDKGLVGQKVGSRIEMSIPPELGYGAQGQGDIKPNATLVFVIDILKSTPVPLSAKGTEVAQDNIDLPKVGTNTDGKAPSVTFPKSADAPKKLVSNYVLEGTGPVLTAKDTVVVKYEAYLWDGAKKFDSTYQAGKTQTFPLGQVTLKGLKDGVVGKKIGSRILLVIPPDQAFGDKEQQGIPKNSTLVFAVDLLTKV from the coding sequence GTGCGCCGACTTGCCGGCCTTCTCGTCGTCCCCCTGCTGCTGCTGTCCACAGCGGCGTGCGGCAGCGACGACAAGGGCTCCGACTCCATCTCGTCCAAGAATGGACTGCCCGCGATCACCGCCGGAGCCAAGTTCGGCGAGAAGCCGACACTGGCGAAGGGCGAAGGTGATCCGCCCAAGGAGCTGAAGGTCGAGACGATCAGCGAGGGCAAGGGCGCGACGCTGAAGAAGGGCGACCCGGTCCAGGTCAACTACCTCGGCCAGAGCTGGGACTCGGACAAGCCCTTCGACAACAGCTTCGACCGCAAGCAGCCGTTCGACCTCACGCTGGGCGCCGGCGGCGTCATCCAGGGCTGGGACAAGGGCCTCGTGGGCCAGAAGGTCGGCAGCCGTATCGAGATGTCGATCCCGCCGGAGCTCGGCTACGGCGCGCAGGGCCAGGGCGACATCAAGCCGAACGCGACCCTCGTCTTCGTCATCGACATCCTGAAGTCCACCCCCGTGCCGCTGTCCGCCAAGGGCACCGAGGTCGCCCAGGACAACATCGACCTGCCGAAGGTGGGCACCAACACCGACGGCAAGGCCCCCTCGGTCACCTTCCCCAAGTCCGCCGACGCGCCGAAGAAGCTCGTCTCCAATTACGTCCTTGAGGGCACGGGCCCCGTGCTGACGGCGAAGGACACCGTCGTCGTGAAGTACGAGGCGTACCTCTGGGACGGCGCCAAGAAGTTCGACAGCACCTATCAGGCCGGAAAGACCCAGACTTTCCCGCTGGGGCAGGTGACGCTCAAGGGCCTCAAGGACGGCGTCGTCGGCAAGAAGATCGGCAGCCGCATCCTGCTCGTCATCCCGCCGGACCAGGCATTCGGGGACAAGGAGCAGCAGGGCATCCCGAAGAACTCGACGCTGGTCTTCGCCGTGGACCTGCTGACCAAGGTGTAA
- a CDS encoding FKBP-type peptidyl-prolyl cis-trans isomerase, which produces MSIEKPEIDFPGGEPPADLEIKDIWEGDGPVAKAGDTVSVHYVGVAFSTGEEFDASWNRGTPLQFQLGVGQVISGWDQGVQGMKVGGRRQLIIPAHLAYGDRGAGGGTIAPGETLIFVCDLVAV; this is translated from the coding sequence GTGAGCATCGAGAAGCCCGAGATCGACTTCCCGGGTGGCGAGCCGCCGGCCGACCTGGAGATCAAGGACATCTGGGAGGGTGACGGCCCGGTGGCCAAGGCGGGCGACACCGTCTCCGTCCACTACGTTGGCGTGGCCTTCTCCACCGGCGAGGAGTTCGACGCGTCCTGGAACCGCGGCACTCCCCTGCAGTTCCAGCTCGGCGTCGGCCAGGTCATCTCCGGCTGGGACCAGGGCGTGCAGGGCATGAAGGTCGGCGGCCGTCGCCAGCTGATCATCCCGGCGCACCTCGCGTACGGCGACCGCGGCGCCGGTGGCGGCACTATCGCCCCCGGCGAGACGCTGATCTTCGTCTGTGACCTGGTCGCCGTCTGA
- a CDS encoding YafY family protein, with the protein MAIAKAERLMNLALCLLGTRRPLSKRELRGSIEAYLEAGSDDSFNRMFERDKDDLRELGLVIETVENLDGDTGYLARRDSNRLPAITLDAEEAAALGLAAKVWQQARLAGAASGALQKLRAAGMPEAEDSYEAHHSALEPRIPVHEAAFEPLMLACRDRRPVVFDYRKANAARPEPRHVEPWTLECWRGHWYLAGWDRDRGAERVFRLSRITGRVRSRAGSFTAPVPDVVTVRETVESWAGETATRSARIRLRTDCGYPLRSRAQSIRELGDGWDELEIPYGHGLDAWLVEFGPDVVVLEPADLRADVVDRLRAVAKG; encoded by the coding sequence ATGGCCATTGCCAAGGCCGAGCGGCTGATGAATCTGGCGCTGTGCCTGCTGGGGACCCGCCGCCCGCTCAGCAAGCGCGAACTGCGCGGTTCCATCGAGGCCTACCTCGAGGCAGGTTCCGACGACTCCTTCAACCGGATGTTCGAGCGCGACAAGGATGATCTGCGCGAACTCGGCCTGGTCATCGAGACGGTGGAGAATCTCGACGGCGACACCGGCTATCTCGCCCGCCGCGACTCCAACCGGCTGCCCGCCATCACGCTCGACGCCGAGGAGGCCGCCGCCCTCGGCCTCGCCGCCAAGGTCTGGCAGCAGGCGCGGCTCGCCGGAGCCGCCAGCGGCGCCCTGCAGAAGCTGCGCGCGGCAGGCATGCCCGAGGCCGAGGATTCGTACGAGGCGCACCACAGTGCACTCGAACCCCGCATCCCCGTCCATGAGGCCGCCTTCGAGCCTTTGATGCTCGCCTGCCGCGACCGCCGCCCGGTCGTCTTCGACTACCGCAAGGCGAACGCCGCGCGCCCCGAGCCGCGCCATGTCGAGCCATGGACGCTCGAGTGCTGGCGCGGCCACTGGTATCTGGCGGGCTGGGACCGCGACCGCGGCGCCGAGCGGGTCTTCCGTCTCTCCCGCATCACCGGCCGGGTCCGCTCGCGCGCCGGCTCCTTCACCGCGCCCGTGCCCGACGTCGTCACCGTCCGGGAGACCGTCGAGAGCTGGGCGGGGGAGACCGCGACCCGCTCCGCGCGGATCCGGCTGCGCACGGACTGCGGCTATCCGCTGCGCTCAAGAGCCCAGTCGATACGGGAACTCGGGGACGGCTGGGACGAGTTGGAGATTCCGTACGGACACGGGCTCGATGCCTGGCTTGTGGAGTTCGGCCCGGACGTCGTCGTACTGGAGCCCGCGGATCTGCGGGCCGATGTGGTGGACCGGCTGCGCGCCGTGGCCAAGGGCTGA
- a CDS encoding YafY family protein has product MAANAIDQTRRMLSLVTYLRERPGARVGDVARAFGITEDELISDLDVLPMCGTSFRGGDLLDIDTDGERIWWHNPDDVAEPLRLAADEATALLVAARAVATLPGLRESDREALLRATAKLETAAGEAAGASSRLSVTFESEGGVFADVDRAISERRRLWLKYYSPARDELTEREVDPIRLFAVGHTYMEAWCRLSEARRTFRLDRVAEIRLLDAPAAPPELELRDLSEGLVQPSADDPEVVVEVGPGGRWVAEYYPHDSADELPDGGLRITLRTPEPASLRRLALRLGQDGRIVSPQDLADSARLAARAALAAYDGQE; this is encoded by the coding sequence ATGGCCGCCAATGCCATTGACCAGACCCGGCGGATGCTCTCGCTGGTGACCTATCTGCGGGAGCGTCCCGGCGCGCGCGTCGGCGACGTCGCCCGCGCCTTCGGGATCACCGAGGACGAGCTGATCTCCGACCTCGACGTACTGCCGATGTGCGGGACGAGCTTCCGCGGCGGCGATCTGCTCGACATCGACACCGACGGTGAGCGCATCTGGTGGCACAACCCCGACGATGTCGCCGAGCCGCTGCGGCTCGCTGCCGACGAGGCGACCGCACTGCTGGTCGCCGCGCGCGCCGTGGCCACGCTGCCGGGGCTGCGTGAGAGCGACCGGGAAGCGCTGCTGCGGGCCACCGCCAAGCTGGAGACCGCGGCGGGCGAGGCGGCGGGCGCCAGCTCCCGGCTGTCGGTGACCTTCGAGTCCGAGGGCGGCGTCTTCGCCGACGTCGACCGGGCGATCTCGGAGCGGCGGCGCCTGTGGCTGAAGTACTACTCGCCCGCGCGTGACGAGCTCACCGAGCGCGAGGTCGACCCGATCCGGCTCTTCGCCGTGGGACACACGTATATGGAGGCCTGGTGCCGTCTCTCCGAGGCGCGCAGGACCTTCCGCCTCGACCGGGTGGCGGAGATCAGGCTGCTGGACGCGCCCGCGGCCCCGCCCGAGCTGGAGCTGCGCGATCTGTCGGAGGGGCTGGTGCAGCCGTCCGCGGACGATCCCGAGGTCGTGGTCGAGGTCGGACCCGGGGGGCGCTGGGTCGCGGAGTACTACCCGCACGACAGCGCGGACGAGCTGCCGGACGGCGGTCTGCGGATCACTTTGCGTACGCCTGAGCCTGCCTCGCTGCGCCGGCTGGCGCTGCGGCTGGGGCAGGACGGGCGGATCGTCTCGCCGCAGGACCTGGCGGACAGCGCCCGGCTGGCGGCGCGCGCGGCGCTCGCGGCCTACGACGGTCAGGAATAG
- the tatA gene encoding Sec-independent protein translocase subunit TatA, with translation MFRQIGPLEISLILLVVVLLFGAKKLPEMARSLGKSARILKSEAKAMKSEGQPAATPADPPQDPAQGQAAPRTIQASPGDVTSARPVNEPTDTTPQR, from the coding sequence ATGTTCCGACAGATCGGTCCCCTTGAGATCAGTCTCATCCTTCTCGTCGTCGTCTTGCTCTTCGGGGCCAAGAAGCTTCCCGAGATGGCCCGTTCGCTGGGTAAGTCCGCCCGGATCCTGAAGAGTGAAGCGAAGGCGATGAAGTCCGAGGGCCAGCCGGCCGCCACTCCGGCCGACCCGCCGCAGGACCCGGCCCAGGGTCAGGCCGCCCCTCGTACGATCCAGGCGTCGCCCGGCGACGTGACGAGCGCTCGCCCCGTCAACGAGCCCACCGACACCACCCCCCAGCGCTGA